CGATTATATCCTGAAGTGTAAAAGTTAAAGCGTGTCCTATATGAAGACTTCCTGTTACATTAGGGGGTGGCATCATAATACAGAAATTTTTGGGTTTGGAATAATCAACCTCAAAAAATCTGTTTTCTTCCCAAATTTTATAAGTTTCTTTTTCAAATTCACGAGGATTGTATTCTCTCACTTTAATCCTTTTTTACGGAATTATAACACATATTTTAAGTGAAAAATTAAAAGGTACTGACTAAATAACGGAAAAGTAAAAATATTACACGCTTTTAAATTTAACAAAAATTTTGCGTTTAAAAAATTGCACAAAGCCCTTAGGGCGCTTGTGTTTGCAATTTTTAGCAAAATTTGAGTGTTGCATAGCAAAATGAAGCTCGAAGCTGTAATATTTTTATCTTTGTTTTTAAAATTATATACATTTAGTCAGTGCCAATTAAAAGTAAAAAGTTAAAAATTAAAAATGAATGTATCGTATATTTAATTTTTTATTTTACATTTTAAATTTTTCATTTTTCATTTGATTTAGGTATAATTATTGCTATAAAGTTTAAAAAGGATATAGATGAAGTATAAAGTTGTTTTGCCCATTTTAGGATTTGAGAATATTGAAGAATTTGATTTGGAAGAAATTGAGCCGAATTTTTATAAATTGAAAAGCGGTGATGTTTCTTTTACATTAATAAATCCTGCAATTGTGAGGAACGATTATGTGTTTGAAATTGACGAAGAATCCCAGAAAAAACTTAAATTAAATGAAAAAAGCAATTATTTTGTTTTAAACATAATGATTATCAATAAACCTTTTATTGAATCTACTGTAAATTTTGCGGCGCCTCTTATATTTAATAATGATAAAAAAATAATGGGGCAGGTTGTATTAGATAAATACCCTTATTCTTTAACCGATCCTCTAAGTAATTATGTAAAGGGAAAATAGATGCTTTATATTGTAGGTTATGGGGAAATGGCAAAAGCTATTCTTAGAGGACTTAAAAATGGAAAATGGGATATGGAAAATGTCGGGGTTGTTGGAAGAAATGAAGAAAAATTAAAAAATATTGAAAAAGAATTTAATGTAAAAACATTTTTACTTGACGGTTTTGATATAACTGATAAAGAAATAATTTTAGCTGTAAAGCCTTATGCGCTTACCGAAATTTCCATGAGAATAAAAGGGGTGGCAAATACCCTTTATTCCATTTTGGCTGGAAAAAGTCTGACTGAAATTGAAAAATACATCAAAGCCAAATTTTATATAAGGGCAATGCCGAATATTGCCGCTGCTTTTTCTGCCTCTACCACAGCCGTTACAGGAGATGTTGAAGTTAAAAAAAGAGCTGAGGAGATATTTTCATACATCGGAGATGTTGTATGGGTTGAAAATGACGATGAAATAGATATGGCAACTGCAATTATTGGAAGTGGTCCGGCATTTTTGGCTATAATTGCAGAAGCTGTAAGTGACGGAGGTGTATATATTGGTTTAAAAAGAGAAATTGCAAATAAATTAACAAAAGGACTTTTTAAAAGTTTTAGTAAAATAGATATGAATTTTAGTGAAATTAAGGATAAAGTAATGTCTCCAAAAGGCACTACAGCCGAAGGTATACTGGAGATGGAAGACAATAAAGCAAGAGGAACTATATTAAAGGTAATAAAGAAAACATATGAAAAATCTAAAAAACTCTAAAGCATTTTCTTTATTTGAAATTGTTATTTCTATTGTAGTTTTGGGAATAATTGCAGCTACTTTTCCCATGATTCTCCAAAATGTAACACAAACTGCAAAAAATGTCACAAAAGAAGAAATTATTTTAAATGAAACAAGTTTAATATCTATGATTTTGCAATATTATTTTGATGAAAAAAATACTGAGGGAGATAACTTTTATAAAGATTTAAATGCAAGTAACGGTGACAGTGAACTTTTAATAAATTATTATACTCCGTATTCCAAATATGCAAGAATAGGTAAAAAAGAATTTAACAATAACGAATTAAGAAGTGGGAGTGGTGACGATGTTTCAAATATCGGACTTGATGCAGGCGAAAACAATATAAATACTTATGATGATATAGATGATTTTGATGGATATTCTCAGGTGATAAACGGGGTTAATTTAACTGTCAGTGTTTATTATATAAAGGATGATACAAATTATTCTGCTGAAGACATTAATTTCAGTTATAACTATGATTATAATACAACTATTAATCATACAAATATAAAACTTATAAAAATTTCAAGTAAATCAAAAGACGGCAATGTAACACTTTATTATCCTACTTGTAATATTGGAGCCAGTAAATTTTTATCATTAGAGGATTTAAGCAGATGAAAAAATCTTTTACCTTACTCGAACTGATTATTGTAATAGTTATTTTAGGAATACTGGGAACTATCAGTATAGAAATACTGCAAAAACTTGCAAATAATTATGTAATGCAAAAAGAGATGAATAAACTGGCTTTTAAGACAGATTTGGTTTTAAATACTATTGCTGCAAAACTGAAGACAAGAATTAAAAACAGTGTTATTGCTTCACATTGCGATAATAACGGAAATTCAAACGGTGATTTTATTTCAGTTTCTAGAATAACGCCATTAAACAGTAATTATTATAATGTTTTGGAATGGATTAATTATTCTATTTATTCAAAAAGAGGCATGTGGAATACAAACTTGAAAAGAGTTCAACCCGGCTGGAGCGGATTTGTAGATTTGAAAAAAACAGTTATTTACGGAAATGACAAATATGAAATTGAAACACCTGATAGTAATTTTTCCATTGTTCAGGCTATTGACGGAAACTGGGCTGACGCATGGGGAATTAATGGCAGTAATGATGTATTTAACAATAAATTAGATGTTTTAATTTTCAGTGGGGCTGATGGAAGAGGGGATTTTAGTGATATAAATGATTCTTACGGCTGGTATGAGCATAATGCGACAAGGGTTTTTTCAATTCAAAAAAATAATGATATAAATTTGACGGTAGATGCAATAGACAAATCAGATTCCACTACTATATATGAGGGGTATTATATTGCAAATACAGCTATGGCATTAGTTCCTGTAAAAAGCGGGGATGACTACAATTTAACATTGAGATTTAATTATTATCCTTGGAAAGGTAAACATCACTATGACGGATTAGATGGTAATTATTCAGAAGGAAACAGTTCGGTTATCGCCACTCATGTTACTAAGTTTAAATTTAAAGAGGAAAACGGACTTCTTAGGATTTATTTATGCTTAACTTCTGAAAATAAAAAATTAAAGGAATATAATTTGACTTTATGTAAAGAAAAGGTGGTATTTTGAGAAAATCTTTTTCACTTCTTATTACATTGCTTTTTGTTATATTTGTTGCTGTAATAGGTGTTATGAGTTTAGAATTTGCAAGTTCAACAAACAGACACACAAGTAATGTTGCTTTAAATACAAGAGCGGAATTATTAAGCAGAGCCGCAACTGAATACGCTATACTTGCAATGCATGGGCATGATTATAAAAATAATTGTTTAAAACATACAAATATAACGGGGGATTCTTTTTTTGATATAAATATTACATATTATTATTTTTTTACAGACTGTAATACCTCTGAGTGTAACTGTTCAAAAATTGATACGGCCGATACAAACGGAAGTGCATTAATTTATGTAACTGTAACTTCAAAAAATCCGAAATTTCATATAAGAAAAGTAAGATTTACACTTCAAAATCCATAATTTTGTTATAATTCCTAATTAAATTTGAATAAAAGGAGTATTATGAACGTTACAGTTGTTGGTAGAAATATTGAACTTACAGAATCAATGAAAGATCATGTAAAAAAAGTTATAAATGAAGTTGAAAAATATAATTTAGGAATTTTACATTCT
This genomic stretch from Lebetimonas natsushimae harbors:
- the fliW gene encoding flagellar assembly protein FliW; this translates as MKYKVVLPILGFENIEEFDLEEIEPNFYKLKSGDVSFTLINPAIVRNDYVFEIDEESQKKLKLNEKSNYFVLNIMIINKPFIESTVNFAAPLIFNNDKKIMGQVVLDKYPYSLTDPLSNYVKGK
- the proC gene encoding pyrroline-5-carboxylate reductase, translated to MLYIVGYGEMAKAILRGLKNGKWDMENVGVVGRNEEKLKNIEKEFNVKTFLLDGFDITDKEIILAVKPYALTEISMRIKGVANTLYSILAGKSLTEIEKYIKAKFYIRAMPNIAAAFSASTTAVTGDVEVKKRAEEIFSYIGDVVWVENDDEIDMATAIIGSGPAFLAIIAEAVSDGGVYIGLKREIANKLTKGLFKSFSKIDMNFSEIKDKVMSPKGTTAEGILEMEDNKARGTILKVIKKTYEKSKKL
- a CDS encoding type II secretion system protein — its product is MKNLKNSKAFSLFEIVISIVVLGIIAATFPMILQNVTQTAKNVTKEEIILNETSLISMILQYYFDEKNTEGDNFYKDLNASNGDSELLINYYTPYSKYARIGKKEFNNNELRSGSGDDVSNIGLDAGENNINTYDDIDDFDGYSQVINGVNLTVSVYYIKDDTNYSAEDINFSYNYDYNTTINHTNIKLIKISSKSKDGNVTLYYPTCNIGASKFLSLEDLSR
- a CDS encoding prepilin-type N-terminal cleavage/methylation domain-containing protein; the protein is MKKSFTLLELIIVIVILGILGTISIEILQKLANNYVMQKEMNKLAFKTDLVLNTIAAKLKTRIKNSVIASHCDNNGNSNGDFISVSRITPLNSNYYNVLEWINYSIYSKRGMWNTNLKRVQPGWSGFVDLKKTVIYGNDKYEIETPDSNFSIVQAIDGNWADAWGINGSNDVFNNKLDVLIFSGADGRGDFSDINDSYGWYEHNATRVFSIQKNNDINLTVDAIDKSDSTTIYEGYYIANTAMALVPVKSGDDYNLTLRFNYYPWKGKHHYDGLDGNYSEGNSSVIATHVTKFKFKEENGLLRIYLCLTSENKKLKEYNLTLCKEKVVF